The following are encoded together in the Macadamia integrifolia cultivar HAES 741 chromosome 10, SCU_Mint_v3, whole genome shotgun sequence genome:
- the LOC122091491 gene encoding protein GFS12 isoform X6, producing the protein MENQLCFECLQRHIQTDFSDKLIFCYGLSDSVLPFGSRAVVQLPNTSGEIPAQFVLVCVSRQEDECFTRYVLAGRRWGDHTFHTIMPWVIDFNLKPDENTDAGWRDLRKSKWRLAKGDEQLDFTYSTSEIPHHVSDECLSELAVCSYKARRLPLSVLRMAVRSVYEPNEYPSNMQRLYQWTPDECIPEFYSDPRIFTSLHSGMSDLAVPSWANSPEDFIKVHRDALESNRVSREIHNWIDITFGYKISGQAAIAAKNVMLTAIEPTLPRSMGRRLLFSRPHPRRRAALKLCDVSEQQALLKCQSNGTDKSILSTTAYLQELEEAASFCEHARHLSPLYHYHKKDLVKSVPSVKESQFENFRTEMPKTARSTGDYMESFNIDVSSLLEYFESDDGDSTGFQDFLLWKHKLSSMGCCSVDVAEDIFSVGCILAELYLKRPLFSSSSLTAYVESGILPQLMQELPPHAAVLVEACIQRDWQWRPSAKCLLQSPYFPSTVRSSYLFLAPLHLLAKDESRLHYAASFARQGALKAMGSFSAEMCAPYCLSLVVPSLSDAEAEWAFSLLKEFLQCLKPQAVKTLIVPTIQKILQATDYSHLKVSFLQDSFVREIWKRLGKQTYLEMIHPLVISNLCISPHKNSASAASVLLIGSSEELGVPVTVHQTILPLIHCFGKRLCPDGIDVLVRIGGLFGENFVVKQLLPLLRNVILSCVDVSNLDKPEPMQSWNTLALIDGLVTLDGLVALLPRDVIIKELIQGKSCLHVKVLMQTHLDLPVHQVAATALVAVCQRIGPDLTALHVLPQLKELFDEVAFSQEGTYGSSSVGRSSKVSRPKQNEDAQIESRMDLVLLLYPPFASLIGIEKLRQCCATWLLLEQFLQRSHNWKTVVVQLEYTGEASRNSSENVNAQRLVFRNISTSEYNPTKLLLNGVGWSIPQSQGVRGSKNLFSYKQSVNLQKAPDMRQPAASNLGKREPWFWFPSPAASCNGPDFLGRIGGVKDELPWKIRASIIYSVRSHPGALRSLAVTNDEYTVFTGGVGPGFKGTVQKWELSRMDRVSGYYGHEEVVNNICILSSSGRVASCDGTIHVWNSQTGKLISAYAEPSENSSHLVGSSFSGSRIGADQANMLNSNTLSGGILTGAFGGSFYTCMHYLESVDKLVAGTGNGSLRFIDVARDQKLHLWKSESVESSFSSLVSAISSCGSDRIQDRSPASASWIAAGLSSGHCRLLDARSGSVVAFWQAHDGYITKLAAPEDHLLVSSSLDKTLRVWDLRRNWPSQSNVYNGYSDGVSSFCVWGQDVISIARNKIGLFSLSRCGDEQGGRQRILSQKLYTADRGTRNLSVLSSISILPYSRLFLVGTEDGYLKICC; encoded by the exons ATGGAAAATCAACTCTGCTTCGAGTGCTTGCAACGTCATATCCAGACTGATTTCTCAGATAAATTGATCTTCTGTTATGGGTTATCGGATTCCGTTCTCCCCTTTGGCTCCAGGGCTGTTGTTCAG CTGCCAAATACCAGTGGGGAGATTCCGGCTCAGTTCGTATTGGTGTGCGTGTCAAGACAAGAAGACGAGTGCTTCACAAGATATGT ATTAGCTGGGAGGCGTTGGGGTGACCATACGTTCCACACAATAATGCCATGGGTAATAGATTTTAATCTGAAGCCTGATGAGAATACTGATGCTGGTTGGCGGGATTTGCGCAAGAGCAAGTGGCGGTTGGCAAAAGGTGATGAACAGTTGGATTTCACATATTCAACATCTGAAATACCACATCATGTCTCCGATGAATGCCTTTCGGAATTAGCTGTCTGCAGTTACAAAGCCAGGAGGTTGCCTTTAAGTGTGTTGCGCATGGCTGTTCGTTCAGTCTATGAGCCTAATGAGTATCCTTCTAATATGCAAAGACTTTATCAGTGGACCCCCGATGAGTGCATCCCAGAATTTTATAGTGACCCTCgaattttcacttctcttcatTCAGGTATGAGTGATCTTGCAGTACCTTCCTGGGCAAATAGTCCTGAAGACTTTATCAAAGTGCATCGAGATGCTTTAGAAAGCAATCGGGTTTCACGGGAAATCCATAACTGGATTGATATCACTTTTGGATATAAGATATCAGGCCAAGCAGCTATTGCTGCAAAAAATGTTATGCTGACTGCAATAGAGCCCACATTGCCTAGGTCAATGGGACGTCGCCTGCTTTTTAGCCGACCACATCCTAGACGTCGAGCAGCTCTGAAACTGTGCGACGTCTCTGAACAACAGGCATTGTTAAAATGCCAATCAAATGGAACAGACAAATCCATCCTTTCAACAACTGCTTATTTGCAAGAATTAGAAGAAGCAGCTTCATTTTGTGAACATGCTCGGCATTTGAGTCCACTTTAtcattaccataaaaaagatCTCGTGAAGAGTGTCCCTTCTGTAAAAGAGTCACAGTTTGAGAATTTCAGAACTGAGATGCCTAAAACAGCTAGATCCACTGGTGATTACATGGAGTCGTTCAATATTGATGTAAGCAGTCTTCTTGAATATTTTGAGTCAGATGATGGAGATTCCACGGGGTTTCAGGATTTTTTGCTATGGAAGCACAAATTATCTTCTATGGGCTGCTGTTCTGTAGATGTTGCAGAGGACATTTTTTCTGTTGGCTGCATCCTTGCAGAACTTTACTTAAAGAGGCCTCTATTTAGTTCATCCTCATTAACTGCATATGTGGAGAGTGGTATTTTGCCACAATTGATGCAGGAACTTCCTCCTCATGCTGCTGTACTAGTTGAAGCATGTATCCAGAGGGATTGGCAATG GAGGCCATCAGCTAAATGTCTTCTGCAATCTCCATATTTTCCTTCAACGGTTAGATCCTCTTATTTGTTTCTTGCCCCACTTCATCTATTGGCTAAAGATGAGTCCCGTCTTCATTATGCTGCAAGTTTTGCAAGACAAGGAGCCTTGAAGGCAATGGGGTCATTTTCTGCTGAAATGTGTGCTCCCTACTGCTTATCACTTGTCGTACCTTCTTTATCGGATGCTGAAGCTGAGTGGGCATTTTCCTTACTGAAAGAATTTTTGCAGTGCTTGAAACCTCAAGCTGTAAAGACATTGATTGTCCCCACCATCCAGAAAATTCTTCAG GCTACAGATTATTCACATTTGAAGGTTTCTTTCCTCCAAGACTCATTTGTGAGGGAGATATGGAAACGACTTGGTAAACAAACTTATTTGGAGATGATACACCCATTAGTCATCTCAAATCTGTGCATTTCACCTCATAAGAATTCTGCTTCAGCTGCCTCTGTGTTGCTTATTGGCTCTAGTGAGGAGCTTGGTGTACCTGTTACAGTTCATCAG ACAATCTTGCCTCTAATTCACTGTTTTGGGAAACGACTCTGTCCAGACGGAATTGATGTCCTGGTTAGAATTG GTGGACTTTTCGGGGAGAATTTTGTTGTCAAACAACTTCTACCATTACTAAGGAATGTTATTTTGTCATGTGTTGATGTTTCAAATTTGGATAAGCCTGAGCCCATGCAAAGCTGGAACACTTTAGCCCTTATTGATGGTCTTGTAACACTTGATGGCCTGGTTGCACTTTTGCCAAGGGATGTGATCATCAAGGAGCTGATTCAA GGCAAAAGTTGTCTCCATGTTAAAGTTCTTATGCAGACCCATTTGGACCTTCCAGTGCACCAG GTTGCAGCTACTGCTCTTGTTGCAGTTTGTCAGCGGATTGGACCAGATCTCACTGCATTACATGTCCTGCCGCAACTCAAAGAGCTATTTGATGAGGTGGCTTTTTCTCAGGAAGGAACCTATGGGTCCAGTTCTGTTGGCCGAAGCTCAAAGGTTTCTAGACCAAAGCAAAATGAGGATGCTCAGATTGAAAGCCGTATGGACCTTGT GTTGCTTTTATATCCTCCCTTCGCTTCTCTTATTGGAATAGAGAAACTTCGTCAGTGCTGTGCCACATGGTTGCTTCTAGAACAATTCCTTCAACGATCTCATAACTGGAAG ACTGTTGTGGTTCAGTTGGAATATACAGGTGAAGCATCCAGAAATAGTTCAGAAAATGTAAATGCTCAAAGGCTTGTATTCCGCAATATCTCAACATCCGAGTACAATCCAACTAAACTGTTGCTCAATGGTGTCGGGTGGTCCATACCACAATCACAAGGTGTTAGAGGTTCCAAGAACTTGTTTTCTTATAAACAGTCAGTCAATCTTCAAAAGGCTCCAGATATGAGGCAACCAGCAGCATCGAATCTTGGCAAGCGTGAACCTTGGTTTTGGTTCCCTAGCCCTGCTGCTAGTTGTAATGGGCCCGATTTTCTTGGTCGCATTGGGGGTGTAAAAGATGAACTTCCATGGAAGATTAGAGCATCAATTATTTATTCTGTCCGTTCCCATCCTGGGGCATTGAGATCTTTGGCTGTTACCAATGATGAGTACACAGTTTTCACAGGCGGAGTTGGTCCAGGATTCAAGGGGACTGTTCAGAAGTGGGAATTGTCAAGAATGGATCGTGTATCTGGTTATTATGGCCATGAGGAG GTTGTAAATAACATTTGCATCTTGTCTTCAAGTGGAAGGGTGGCTTCCTGTGATGGAACAATACATGTCTGGAATAGCCAAACAGGGAAGTTGATATCAGCTTATGCTGAACCATCAGAAAATTCTTCACATCTTGTGGGATCTTCATTCTCTGGATCGAGGATTGGTGCTGATCAGGCCAACATGCTTAACTCCAACACATTATCTGGTGGAATATTGACTGGTGCATTTGGAGGGAGCTTCTACACCTGCATGCACTATTTAGAATCAGTTGATAAGCTTGTTGCTGGTACTGGAAATGGTTCATTGAG ATTCATTGATGTTGCTCGAGATCAGAAACTTCACCTGTGGAAGAGTGAATCAGTcgaatcttctttttcttctctagtcTCTGCCATTTCCTCATGTGGGTCTGACAGAATACAAGATAGAAGTCCTGCTTCAGCATCATGGATTGCAGCTGGACTAAGTTCTGGTCATTGCAGGCTGCTGGATGCAAGGAGTGGAAGCGTTGTTGCTTTTTGGCAGGCTCATGATGGATATATCACCAAA CTGGCTGCACCAGAGGACCATTTGCTTGTTTCCAGCTCTCTTGATAAAACTTTGCGAGTTTGGGACCTGAGAAG GAACTGGCCATCTCAGTCAAATGTCTACAACGGTTATTCAGATGGTGTATCTAGCTTCTGTGTTTGGGGCCAGGATGTGATTTCAATTGCCAGAAATAAGATTGGCCTTTTCTCTTTATCCAGATGTGGAGATGAA CAGGGTGGGCGGCAACGCATTCTGTCGCAGAAACTGTACACAGCAGATCGAGGGACAAGAAACCTTTCAGTATTGTCAAGTATTAGCATTCTACCCTACTCGCGATTGTTCCTTGTTGGGACTGAAGATGGTTATCTTAAGATCTGTTGCTAG
- the LOC122091491 gene encoding protein GFS12 isoform X3, with protein MENQLCFECLQRHIQTDFSDKLIFCYGLSDSVLPFGSRAVVQLPNTSGEIPAQFVLVCVSRQEDECFTRYVDEYSLENLEASIICGLSDIASANVGRGPENVNDGALGSKTVSLHSVGNMSECSLKFTRGDTLDAEQSNGSSSSYFGRFSCLRTITALAPIAHVGSGSCSLVEDLACNFLSGSLEVHILSSLILLIEGNPTGRDGVNFLSLVGFPSFDESNIPGCVRHPNIAPVLGMLKTPGYINLLLPKNPYTLENILHYCPDVLRTEWHIRFLIYQILSALAYIHGLGVAHGDICPSSVMLSNSCWSWLRMCDKPLLRGKLSSGKWKMEMSCPNYSSSMGSCTKNCACRALYADLKLSPTIDWFSDCFKRWWQGDLSNYEYLLVLNRLAGRRWGDHTFHTIMPWVIDFNLKPDENTDAGWRDLRKSKWRLAKGDEQLDFTYSTSEIPHHVSDECLSELAVCSYKARRLPLSVLRMAVRSVYEPNEYPSNMQRLYQWTPDECIPEFYSDPRIFTSLHSGMSDLAVPSWANSPEDFIKVHRDALESNRVSREIHNWIDITFGYKISGQAAIAAKNVMLTAIEPTLPRSMGRRLLFSRPHPRRRAALKLCDVSEQQALLKCQSNGTDKSILSTTAYLQELEEAASFCEHARHLSPLYHYHKKDLVKSVPSVKESQFENFRTEMPKTARSTGDYMESFNIDVSSLLEYFESDDGDSTGFQDFLLWKHKLSSMGCCSVDVAEDIFSVGCILAELYLKRPLFSSSSLTAYVESGILPQLMQELPPHAAVLVEACIQRDWQWRPSAKCLLQSPYFPSTVRSSYLFLAPLHLLAKDESRLHYAASFARQGALKAMGSFSAEMCAPYCLSLVVPSLSDAEAEWAFSLLKEFLQCLKPQAVKTLIVPTIQKILQATDYSHLKVSFLQDSFVREIWKRLGKQTYLEMIHPLVISNLCISPHKNSASAASVLLIGSSEELGVPVTVHQTILPLIHCFGKRLCPDGIDVLVRIGGLFGENFVVKQLLPLLRNVILSCVDVSNLDKPEPMQSWNTLALIDGLVTLDGLVALLPRDVIIKELIQGKSCLHVKVLMQTHLDLPVHQVAATALVAVCQRIGPDLTALHVLPQLKELFDEVAFSQEGTYGSSSVGRSSKVSRPKQNEDAQIESRMDLVLLLYPPFASLIGIEKLRQCCATWLLLEQFLQRSHNWKLEYTGEASRNSSENVNAQRLVFRNISTSEYNPTKLLLNGVGWSIPQSQGVRGSKNLFSYKQSVNLQKAPDMRQPAASNLGKREPWFWFPSPAASCNGPDFLGRIGGVKDELPWKIRASIIYSVRSHPGALRSLAVTNDEYTVFTGGVGPGFKGTVQKWELSRMDRVSGYYGHEEVVNNICILSSSGRVASCDGTIHVWNSQTGKLISAYAEPSENSSHLVGSSFSGSRIGADQANMLNSNTLSGGILTGAFGGSFYTCMHYLESVDKLVAGTGNGSLRFIDVARDQKLHLWKSESVESSFSSLVSAISSCGSDRIQDRSPASASWIAAGLSSGHCRLLDARSGSVVAFWQAHDGYITKLAAPEDHLLVSSSLDKTLRVWDLRRNWPSQSNVYNGYSDGVSSFCVWGQDVISIARNKIGLFSLSRCGDEQGGRQRILSQKLYTADRGTRNLSVLSSISILPYSRLFLVGTEDGYLKICC; from the exons ATGGAAAATCAACTCTGCTTCGAGTGCTTGCAACGTCATATCCAGACTGATTTCTCAGATAAATTGATCTTCTGTTATGGGTTATCGGATTCCGTTCTCCCCTTTGGCTCCAGGGCTGTTGTTCAG CTGCCAAATACCAGTGGGGAGATTCCGGCTCAGTTCGTATTGGTGTGCGTGTCAAGACAAGAAGACGAGTGCTTCACAAGATATGT TGATGAGTATTCTTTGGAAAACTTGGAGGCCAGTATCATATGTGGGTTAAGTGATATTGCTTCAGCTAATGTTGGTCGAGGTCCAGAAAATGTCAATGATGGAGCTCTCGGCAGCAAGACCGTTTCATTGCATTCTGTTGGGAACATGTCCGAATGTTCTCTGAAGTTCACCAGAGGAGATACCCTAGATGCAGAACAATCCAATGGTTCTAGCAGTAGCTATTTTGGAAGATTTTCATGCTTAAGGACAATTACTGCACTAGCTCCCATTGCTCATGTTGGTTCGGGTTCTTGCTCTCTCGTTGAAGACCTTGCTTGCAATTTCTTATCTGGATCATTAGAAGTTCACATACTGTCTTCACTCATTCTCCTTATAGAGGGAAATCCAACAGGACGAGATGGTGTAAATTTTCTTAGTTTAGTGGGATTTCCATCATTTGATGAGAGCAATATTCCAGGTTGTGTTAGGCATCCCAATATTGCTCCTGTTCTAGGGATGCTAAAAACACCTGGTTATATAAATTTGTTGCTCCCAAAAAATCCTTATACCTTGGAAAACATTCTGCATTATTGCCCTGACGTGTTAAGGACTGAGTGGCACATTAGGTTTTTAATCTACCAAATTCTATCTGCCCTAGCTTACATTCATGGCTTAGGGGTTGCCCATGGTGATATTTGCCCTTCCAGTGTGATGTTGTCTAATTCATGCTGGTCTTGGTTGCGCATGTGCGATAAGCCTCTGTTAAGAGGTAAATTAAGCTCTGGGAAGTGGAAAATGGAAATGTCCTGTCCCAATTATTCCTCAAGCATGGGTAGCTGTACCAAAAATTGTGCCTGTCGGGCTCTTTATGCTGATTTGAAGCTTTCCCCCACTATAGATTGGTTCTCAGATTGTTTCAAGCGGTGGTGGCAGGGTGATTTAAGTAACTACGAGTACCTTCTTGTCTTGAACAGATTAGCTGGGAGGCGTTGGGGTGACCATACGTTCCACACAATAATGCCATGGGTAATAGATTTTAATCTGAAGCCTGATGAGAATACTGATGCTGGTTGGCGGGATTTGCGCAAGAGCAAGTGGCGGTTGGCAAAAGGTGATGAACAGTTGGATTTCACATATTCAACATCTGAAATACCACATCATGTCTCCGATGAATGCCTTTCGGAATTAGCTGTCTGCAGTTACAAAGCCAGGAGGTTGCCTTTAAGTGTGTTGCGCATGGCTGTTCGTTCAGTCTATGAGCCTAATGAGTATCCTTCTAATATGCAAAGACTTTATCAGTGGACCCCCGATGAGTGCATCCCAGAATTTTATAGTGACCCTCgaattttcacttctcttcatTCAGGTATGAGTGATCTTGCAGTACCTTCCTGGGCAAATAGTCCTGAAGACTTTATCAAAGTGCATCGAGATGCTTTAGAAAGCAATCGGGTTTCACGGGAAATCCATAACTGGATTGATATCACTTTTGGATATAAGATATCAGGCCAAGCAGCTATTGCTGCAAAAAATGTTATGCTGACTGCAATAGAGCCCACATTGCCTAGGTCAATGGGACGTCGCCTGCTTTTTAGCCGACCACATCCTAGACGTCGAGCAGCTCTGAAACTGTGCGACGTCTCTGAACAACAGGCATTGTTAAAATGCCAATCAAATGGAACAGACAAATCCATCCTTTCAACAACTGCTTATTTGCAAGAATTAGAAGAAGCAGCTTCATTTTGTGAACATGCTCGGCATTTGAGTCCACTTTAtcattaccataaaaaagatCTCGTGAAGAGTGTCCCTTCTGTAAAAGAGTCACAGTTTGAGAATTTCAGAACTGAGATGCCTAAAACAGCTAGATCCACTGGTGATTACATGGAGTCGTTCAATATTGATGTAAGCAGTCTTCTTGAATATTTTGAGTCAGATGATGGAGATTCCACGGGGTTTCAGGATTTTTTGCTATGGAAGCACAAATTATCTTCTATGGGCTGCTGTTCTGTAGATGTTGCAGAGGACATTTTTTCTGTTGGCTGCATCCTTGCAGAACTTTACTTAAAGAGGCCTCTATTTAGTTCATCCTCATTAACTGCATATGTGGAGAGTGGTATTTTGCCACAATTGATGCAGGAACTTCCTCCTCATGCTGCTGTACTAGTTGAAGCATGTATCCAGAGGGATTGGCAATG GAGGCCATCAGCTAAATGTCTTCTGCAATCTCCATATTTTCCTTCAACGGTTAGATCCTCTTATTTGTTTCTTGCCCCACTTCATCTATTGGCTAAAGATGAGTCCCGTCTTCATTATGCTGCAAGTTTTGCAAGACAAGGAGCCTTGAAGGCAATGGGGTCATTTTCTGCTGAAATGTGTGCTCCCTACTGCTTATCACTTGTCGTACCTTCTTTATCGGATGCTGAAGCTGAGTGGGCATTTTCCTTACTGAAAGAATTTTTGCAGTGCTTGAAACCTCAAGCTGTAAAGACATTGATTGTCCCCACCATCCAGAAAATTCTTCAG GCTACAGATTATTCACATTTGAAGGTTTCTTTCCTCCAAGACTCATTTGTGAGGGAGATATGGAAACGACTTGGTAAACAAACTTATTTGGAGATGATACACCCATTAGTCATCTCAAATCTGTGCATTTCACCTCATAAGAATTCTGCTTCAGCTGCCTCTGTGTTGCTTATTGGCTCTAGTGAGGAGCTTGGTGTACCTGTTACAGTTCATCAG ACAATCTTGCCTCTAATTCACTGTTTTGGGAAACGACTCTGTCCAGACGGAATTGATGTCCTGGTTAGAATTG GTGGACTTTTCGGGGAGAATTTTGTTGTCAAACAACTTCTACCATTACTAAGGAATGTTATTTTGTCATGTGTTGATGTTTCAAATTTGGATAAGCCTGAGCCCATGCAAAGCTGGAACACTTTAGCCCTTATTGATGGTCTTGTAACACTTGATGGCCTGGTTGCACTTTTGCCAAGGGATGTGATCATCAAGGAGCTGATTCAA GGCAAAAGTTGTCTCCATGTTAAAGTTCTTATGCAGACCCATTTGGACCTTCCAGTGCACCAG GTTGCAGCTACTGCTCTTGTTGCAGTTTGTCAGCGGATTGGACCAGATCTCACTGCATTACATGTCCTGCCGCAACTCAAAGAGCTATTTGATGAGGTGGCTTTTTCTCAGGAAGGAACCTATGGGTCCAGTTCTGTTGGCCGAAGCTCAAAGGTTTCTAGACCAAAGCAAAATGAGGATGCTCAGATTGAAAGCCGTATGGACCTTGT GTTGCTTTTATATCCTCCCTTCGCTTCTCTTATTGGAATAGAGAAACTTCGTCAGTGCTGTGCCACATGGTTGCTTCTAGAACAATTCCTTCAACGATCTCATAACTGGAAG TTGGAATATACAGGTGAAGCATCCAGAAATAGTTCAGAAAATGTAAATGCTCAAAGGCTTGTATTCCGCAATATCTCAACATCCGAGTACAATCCAACTAAACTGTTGCTCAATGGTGTCGGGTGGTCCATACCACAATCACAAGGTGTTAGAGGTTCCAAGAACTTGTTTTCTTATAAACAGTCAGTCAATCTTCAAAAGGCTCCAGATATGAGGCAACCAGCAGCATCGAATCTTGGCAAGCGTGAACCTTGGTTTTGGTTCCCTAGCCCTGCTGCTAGTTGTAATGGGCCCGATTTTCTTGGTCGCATTGGGGGTGTAAAAGATGAACTTCCATGGAAGATTAGAGCATCAATTATTTATTCTGTCCGTTCCCATCCTGGGGCATTGAGATCTTTGGCTGTTACCAATGATGAGTACACAGTTTTCACAGGCGGAGTTGGTCCAGGATTCAAGGGGACTGTTCAGAAGTGGGAATTGTCAAGAATGGATCGTGTATCTGGTTATTATGGCCATGAGGAG GTTGTAAATAACATTTGCATCTTGTCTTCAAGTGGAAGGGTGGCTTCCTGTGATGGAACAATACATGTCTGGAATAGCCAAACAGGGAAGTTGATATCAGCTTATGCTGAACCATCAGAAAATTCTTCACATCTTGTGGGATCTTCATTCTCTGGATCGAGGATTGGTGCTGATCAGGCCAACATGCTTAACTCCAACACATTATCTGGTGGAATATTGACTGGTGCATTTGGAGGGAGCTTCTACACCTGCATGCACTATTTAGAATCAGTTGATAAGCTTGTTGCTGGTACTGGAAATGGTTCATTGAG ATTCATTGATGTTGCTCGAGATCAGAAACTTCACCTGTGGAAGAGTGAATCAGTcgaatcttctttttcttctctagtcTCTGCCATTTCCTCATGTGGGTCTGACAGAATACAAGATAGAAGTCCTGCTTCAGCATCATGGATTGCAGCTGGACTAAGTTCTGGTCATTGCAGGCTGCTGGATGCAAGGAGTGGAAGCGTTGTTGCTTTTTGGCAGGCTCATGATGGATATATCACCAAA CTGGCTGCACCAGAGGACCATTTGCTTGTTTCCAGCTCTCTTGATAAAACTTTGCGAGTTTGGGACCTGAGAAG GAACTGGCCATCTCAGTCAAATGTCTACAACGGTTATTCAGATGGTGTATCTAGCTTCTGTGTTTGGGGCCAGGATGTGATTTCAATTGCCAGAAATAAGATTGGCCTTTTCTCTTTATCCAGATGTGGAGATGAA CAGGGTGGGCGGCAACGCATTCTGTCGCAGAAACTGTACACAGCAGATCGAGGGACAAGAAACCTTTCAGTATTGTCAAGTATTAGCATTCTACCCTACTCGCGATTGTTCCTTGTTGGGACTGAAGATGGTTATCTTAAGATCTGTTGCTAG